A genomic region of Palaemon carinicauda isolate YSFRI2023 chromosome 22, ASM3689809v2, whole genome shotgun sequence contains the following coding sequences:
- the LOC137615894 gene encoding mucin-21-like produces the protein MGLNFIKEASNSATFKKGSNFTKEASNSTTTMKGSNQPDATNSTTTKKDSNFTKEASNSTTTMKEASNSITPKKGSNSTNEALNSTTTNKGLNFTKEDSNLTTTKRSLNFTKEASNFTTTKKVASNSTITKKGLNFTKESSNSTTTMKGSNITKEATNSTTIMKDLNSTKVASNSITTKKGSNFTKEASNSTTTNKGSNFTKEASNSTTTNKGLNFIKEASNSATIKKGPNFTKEASNSTTTKRGSNFTKEASNSITTKRSLNFNKEASNSTTTKKGFEFQQRGLEFYHHQRSSNFTKEASNSTTIKKGSNSTKEASNSTTTKKGLNFTKEASNSTTTKKGLKFTKETSNSTTTKKASNCTKEASNSTTTNKGLNFTKEASNSTTTIKGLNFTEHQILPPL, from the exons ATGGGTTTGAATTTCATCAAAGAGGCTTCGAATTCTGCCACCTTCAAAAAGGGATCGAATTTCACCAAAGAGGCTTCAAATTCTACCACCACAATGAAGGGTTCGAATCAACCAGACGCTACAAATTCTACCACCACTAAGAAGGATTCGAATTTCACCAAAGAGGCTTCAAATTCTACCACCACAATGAAGG AGGCTTCGAATTCTATCACCCCCAAGAAGGGTTCGAACTCCACAAATGAGGCTTTGAATTCTACCACCACCAATAAGGGTTTGAATTTCACCAAAGAGGATTCGAATTTGACCACCACTAAGAGGAGTTTAAATTTCACCAAAGAGGCTTCGAATTTTACCACCACTAAAAAGG TGGCTTCGAATTCTACCATCACCAAAAAGGGTTTGAATTTCACCAAAGAATCTTCGAATTCTACCACCACCATGAAGGGTTCGAATATTACCAAAGAGGCTACGAATTCTACCACCATCATGAAGGATTTGAATTCCACCAAAGTGGCTTCGAATTCTATCACCACTAAGAAGGGTTCGAATTTCACCAAAGAGGCTTCGAATTCTACCACCACCAACAAGGGTTCGAACTTCACCAAAGAGGCTTCGAATTCTACCACCACCAACAAGGGTTTGAATTTCATCAAAGAGGCTTCGAATTCTGCCACCATCAAAAAGGGACCAAATTTTACCAAAGAGGCTTCGAATTCTACCACCACTAAGAGGGGTTCGAATTTCACCAAAGAGGCTTCGAATTCTATCACCACTAAGAGGAGTTTGAATTTCAACAAAGAGGCTTCGAATTCTACCACCACTAAAAAGG GGTTTGAATTCCAACAAAGAGGCTTAGAATTCTACCACCATCAACGAAGTTCGAATTTCACCAAAGAGGCTTCGAATTCTACCACCATCAAGAAGGGTTCAAATTCCACTAAAGAGGCTTCGAATTCTACCACCACTAAGAAGGGTTTGAATTTCACCAAAGAGGCTTCGAATTCTACCACCACTAAAAAGGGTTTGAAGTTCACCAAGGAAACTTCGAATTCTACCACCACTAAGAAGGCCTCGAATTGCACCAAAGAGGCTTCGAATTCTACCACCACCAACAAGGGTTTGAATTTTACCAAAGAGGCTTCGAATTCTACCACCACCATTAAGGGTTTGAATTTCACCGAGCATCAAATTCTACCACCACTATGA